Proteins from one Prosthecobacter sp. genomic window:
- a CDS encoding M3 family oligoendopeptidase produces the protein MTSASPQTPDRWSLESWFTGFGKPDYTDFKAVLVRDVESLKTQAAALGSDTTEIIRVINALESLGDRLGHLSAYLGCLSADDANDEAVKADEAWISTLEAESTKLQASLRSALAALSDAAFATMLTDASLKNAEHAVQRMRYEGQHQMKSEMEALAADLNVNGLHAWGRLYDTLTGKMEFEMTFPDGHKETVPMSRRRALMSEPDRKLREAAFHDGQKPWNDHAVTLAAGLNGIAGTRLSLYGHRGIPHFLDTPLFDGAMSRKSLDAMLEAIHTHIELPRRALRKAAKLQGTPALHYFDLEAPQIAAPEEKPLSWDEACKTVDQAFSAAYPKLGSYFREMLAQRWIEAQPRAGKRPGAFCTGSQLKHEERVYMTFHSTVHDMVTLAHEVGHAWHSCVLRPARSFAASYPMTLAETASNFGEMILLSGLMNDPGITEATKAYLLDQEMLRAHAYLINIPMRYEFEKAFYAERASGEVSVSRLSELMSEAQRKLYGDTLLDDGTDPMFWAYKMHFFITGVSFYNFPYVFGYLLSQALFARFKAEGAAFLPRYEAFLSMTGSATCEEVVKQTLGEDLTNPEFWATALRAIEPTLTAYEKLQ, from the coding sequence ATGACTTCCGCTTCACCTCAGACCCCCGACCGCTGGTCCCTCGAATCCTGGTTCACCGGCTTCGGCAAACCCGACTACACTGACTTCAAAGCCGTGCTCGTGCGCGATGTCGAGTCTCTGAAGACCCAAGCCGCCGCTTTGGGCAGTGACACGACTGAGATCATTCGCGTCATCAATGCCCTGGAGTCTCTCGGCGACCGTCTCGGCCATCTCTCCGCCTATCTCGGCTGCTTGTCGGCGGACGACGCCAATGATGAGGCGGTGAAGGCCGATGAGGCGTGGATTTCGACACTGGAAGCCGAGAGCACAAAGCTCCAGGCATCCCTGCGCTCAGCGCTGGCCGCTTTGAGCGATGCAGCATTCGCGACGATGCTCACCGATGCCTCGTTGAAAAATGCCGAACACGCTGTGCAGCGGATGCGCTACGAAGGCCAGCATCAGATGAAGTCGGAGATGGAAGCGCTGGCAGCCGATCTGAATGTGAACGGCCTCCATGCCTGGGGGCGGCTGTATGACACCCTCACGGGCAAGATGGAGTTTGAGATGACCTTCCCGGACGGGCACAAGGAAACCGTGCCGATGTCACGCCGCCGTGCCTTGATGTCTGAACCGGACCGCAAGCTGCGTGAAGCAGCATTTCATGACGGGCAGAAGCCATGGAATGATCACGCTGTCACCCTCGCTGCCGGTTTGAACGGCATCGCTGGCACGCGGCTGAGTTTGTACGGCCATCGTGGCATCCCGCACTTCCTTGACACGCCGCTCTTTGACGGTGCGATGAGCCGCAAGTCGCTCGATGCGATGCTGGAGGCCATTCACACGCACATCGAGCTGCCGCGTCGTGCGTTGCGCAAAGCGGCGAAGCTGCAAGGCACGCCCGCGCTGCACTACTTCGACCTCGAAGCGCCTCAAATCGCAGCGCCGGAGGAAAAACCGCTCTCATGGGACGAAGCCTGCAAGACGGTTGATCAAGCCTTCAGCGCCGCGTATCCGAAGCTCGGCTCGTACTTCCGCGAGATGCTTGCACAGCGCTGGATCGAGGCTCAACCGCGTGCGGGGAAGCGTCCAGGCGCGTTTTGCACCGGATCGCAGCTCAAGCACGAGGAGCGTGTGTACATGACCTTCCACAGCACCGTGCATGACATGGTCACGCTCGCCCATGAGGTTGGTCATGCGTGGCATTCGTGTGTGCTCCGCCCTGCGCGTTCCTTTGCGGCGAGCTATCCGATGACGCTTGCCGAGACGGCGTCGAATTTCGGCGAGATGATCCTGCTCAGCGGCCTCATGAACGATCCCGGCATCACCGAGGCCACCAAAGCCTACCTGCTCGACCAGGAGATGCTCCGCGCACACGCCTACCTCATCAACATCCCCATGCGCTACGAGTTCGAGAAGGCCTTCTATGCCGAACGTGCGTCCGGCGAAGTCTCCGTGTCTCGGCTCAGCGAACTCATGAGCGAGGCACAACGCAAGCTCTACGGCGACACGCTGCTCGACGACGGCACCGACCCGATGTTCTGGGCCTATAAGATGCATTTCTTCATCACCGGCGTCTCCTTCTACAACTTCCCCTACGTCTTCGGCTATCTGCTCAGCCAGGCGCTGTTCGCACGCTTCAAAGCCGAAGGCGCGGCTTTCCTGCCACGCTACGAGGCCTTCCTCTCCATGACTGGCAGTGCCACCTGCGAGGAAGTCGTGAAACAAACGCTCGGCGAAGACCTCACCAATCCCGAGTTCTGGGCCACGGCGCTGCGAGCCATCGAACCGACGTTAACGGCTTATGAGAAGCTGCAGTGA